A window of Geothrix edaphica genomic DNA:
GGCCAGGGCCTTCCGCGCCGCCAAGGGCGACCTGGCGGACCGTCTGCTGGCGGCCCTCCGTGCCGCCCAGGCCGAAGGGGGCGACATCCGCGGCCAGCAGAGCGCCGCCATCCTCATCGTGAAGGGCAAGGCCACGGGCCAGCCCTGGAACGACCGCCTCTTCGACCTGCGCGTGGAGGACAACCCGGACCCGCTGAAGGAGCTGGGCCGCCTCATCCAGCTGCGCCGGGCCTACCGCCTCATGGACGAAGGCGACGGCTTCGTCACCGCCGGCAAGTGGGCCGAGGCCAAGGCCGCTTATGAGGCCGCGGCCAAGCTGGCTCCCGGCATCTGGGAGATGCCCTTTTGGCAGGCCGTGGCCCTGGCCTCGAGCGGCAAGCGCGACGAGGCCCTGCCCATCTTCAAGCAGGTCTTCGCCGCCGAGCCCTTCTGGAAGCGCCTCGTGCCCCGCCTCGCCGACGTGGATCAGCTGCCCAGGGACCCCGCGCTGCTGAAAGCCATCGAGGCCCAGTAGCCGGCGGCTCAGCTTTCAGTGGGTCGATGCTCGGCCTTCGGCGCCAGCAGCATCCGCAACCCGTAGAGGACGGCTCCCACGAGGATGAAGCTGTCGGCCAAGTTGAAGGTCCAGTAGTGCCAGGTGCCGAAGATGAAGTCGAGGAAGTCCACCACGGCGCCGCGCAGGAGGCGGTCGATGCCGTTGCCCATGGCCCCGCCGAGGATGAGACCCAGGGCCACGCGGTCCCAGGTGGAGGTACCCCTGGCCAGGAAGAGGCGGCCGAAATAGACCAGCGCCGCCAGACCCGCCAGGCCGAACACCACAAACCGTGCCGCCTCCGGCAGCCAGGTGAGGCTGCCGAAGATGGCACCGCGGTTGAAGCCCAGGGTCAGGTAGAAGAACCCTTTGATGACAGGCAGGGACTCGTTTTCGCCCAGAGTCCGCAGGATCCAGCTCTTGGAGCCGAGATCCACCGCGAGGGCGGTGGCGGGGAGCAGCAGCCAGAGGAGACGCTTCACCCGGCCACCACCGTCGCACAGCGGGCGCAGAGCCCGGCATCCTCCCCCGTCCCGTGGCCGCCCTTCCGGTTCCAGCAGCGGGGGCACTTGGTGCCCTGGTGGGTGGTGACCGCTACGACGGGGGCTGCGGCGCCCGAATCTGCGGTTCGGGCGAGGGAGGAAACGACGAGCAGGTCGTCCAGGGATTCGCCGAGGCCATCCAGCAGATCCCACTCCGCCGGATTCAAGGTGATCTCCACCGCCGCATCCAGGCTCGTGCCGATGGTCTTGGCGGCGCGGTGGGGCTCCATGGCCGCCTGGACCGCCTCGCGGACCACCCAGAGCTTTTCCCACCTGGGATCAGCGGCGGTGCCGTTGCCCTGCGGGAACCGCTGTTCATGCACACTGCCGGAGCAGCCCGGGATCTGCTCCCAGGCCTCGTCCGCGGTGAAGCTCATGACGGGGGCCAGCAGGGTGCAGAGGCCCTGGGCCAGTTCCCAGCAGGCCTGACGGCAGCTGCGGCGCCTGGGTGAGTTGAGCGCATCGCAGTAGAGGCGGTCCTTGATGATCTCAAAGTACCGGCCCGAGAGCTCCAGCTGGCAGAAGCTCAGGAGAGCCTGGGTGGCGCGGAGGAACTCGAAGCGCGTGTAGGCATCGCGGACTTCCCGCGCCATGCGGCCGAAGGCGTCCAGGACCCAGCGGTCCAGGGGCGCCAGATCGGCGGGCGCGACCACATCCCTGGCGGGGTCGAAATCCGCCAGGGCGCCCAGGAGGAAGCGCAGGGTGTTGCGGGTCTTGCGGTAGGCGTCGGCGCTGCGGTCGAGGATCTCCTTGGAGATGCGGATGTCCTCGCTGTAGTCGCTGCTGGCGGCCCACCAGCGCAGGATGTCGGCGCCGAGGGTCTTGAGGATCTCCTCGGGTGTGATGACGTTGCCCAGGCTCTTGGACATCTTCTGGCCCTTGCCGTCCAGCACGAAGCCGTGGGTGACCACCTGCTTGTAGGGCTTGGTGCCGGTGGCGGCGAGGTTGAACAGCAGGGAGCTGTGGAACCAGCCCCGGTGCTGATCGGATCCTTCCAGGTAGATGAACTGGCTGTAGTCTGCGCGGTTCAATTCGGGGTGGGACTCGCACACCACGGAGGCGCTGACGCCGGAATCGATCCAGACATCAAGGATGTCCGTCTCCTTCTGGAAGACCGTGGAGCCGCATCGGCAGCGCGCCCCGGCGGGCATCAAATCCTCGACCGGCAGTTCGGACCAGGCCTCGATGCCGCCCAGCTCGATGGCGGCTGCGGCCTTCTCGAAGATCGAGTCGGCCACCAGGGGCTCGCCGCAGGCCTCGCAGCGCAGCACGGTGATGGGCGTGCCCCAGGCGCGCTGGCGGCTGATGCACCAGTCGGGACGGCCCGCGATCATGGCGTGGATGCGGTTCTGCCCCTGGGCGGGAATCCACTGGGTACCTTCCACGCCTTCGATGCCCAGCTCGCGCAGGCTGCGGCCCTTCCCAGCCAGTTCCGAATCCATGGTGATGAACCACTGCTCGGTGGCACGGAAGAGGATGGGTGTCTTGGTGCGCCAGCAGTGGGGATAGCTGTGGGTGAGGCTCTCTTCGTGGAGGAGCGCGCCGATGTGGCGGAGCCGCTCCACCACCAGCGGATTGCACTCGAAGATGTTCTTCCCCTCCAGCTCGGGATCATTCACGGCAGGGAGGAACTTGCCGTCGGGGCCCACAAGCTGGAGCAGGCCCAGGTGATGGGCCAGGTTGAAGTCGTCCACGCCGTGGTCCGGGGCGGTGTGCACCAGGCCCGTGCCCGTGTCGGCGGTGACGTGGTCGCCCAGCAGCACGGGGCTGTCCCGGTCGATCCAGGGGTGGCGCGCCACCAGGGTCTGGAACTCCTTGCCCTTGCGGATCTCCACCGTGTGCAGCGGCATACCGAGCTTCTTGGCGAAGTCCTCCCGCAGGGTCACGGCCACGATGTAGTGCCGGCCATCCGCGCGGACCACGGCGTACTCCAGGTCCGGGTGCATGGCCACCGCCAGGTTGCTGGGCAGGGTCCAGGGCGTGGTGGTCCAGATGGGCAGGAACAAGGGCGTGGGCAGCTCCATGTGCTTCGCCGCAGCGTCGGCCACCGGGAAGGCCACGGTGATGGCGGGGCTGGTCTTGTCGGCGTACTCGACCTCGGCCTCGGCCAGGGCCGTGCGGGCGCCGTAGCTCCAGTGCACCACCTTCAGCTTGCGGGTGACGGAGCCGCTCTCGAAGAGCTTGGCCAGGTGGCGCACGGTCTCCGCTTCGTACCGGGGATCCATGGTGACGTAGGGCTGTTCCCAGGCGCCGAGCACACCCAGACGCTGGAAGGCCGTCCGCTGGGTGTCGATCCATTTCTGGGCGTAGGCGCGGCACTTCTGGAGGAACTCGGCGCGGCTCACCTCGCGGCGCTTGGGCCCCAGGTCCTTCTCGACGGCGTGCTCGATGGGCAGGCCATGGCAGTCCCAGCCCGGCACGTAGGGCGACTCGTAGCCCTCCATCCACCGGGACTTCACCACCACATCCTTGAGGATCTTGTTGAGGGCGTGGCCCATGTGGATGGCGCCGTTGGCGTAGGGCGGCCCGTCGTGCAGCACTTCGCGGCCCTTGCCGGTGCCGGCGGCATTGTCCGCCTTCCGCTTGGCCTCGATGCGGGCATAGAGGCCTTCGGCCTTCCAGCGCTCCAGGCGCTTCGGCTCGCGCTGCGGCAGGTCCGCCTTCATGGGGAAATCGGTCTTCGGGAGGAAGACGGAGTACTTTTTAACCGGAGCCTGCTCGCTCATCGGCGCCCTCGTGCGTCGGAGGGGCGCACCCGAGCGCCCCTGAGGTTGAACCTCCAGTTCAGCACGGGAAACCCTTCTCTTACAAGAGAAAGGGCCCGGAGTCCGGGCCCTTTCCGATCCTTGCGGAGATCCCTACAGCTGGCTGGTGCAGTACTTGCAGCGGGTGGCCTTGAGGGGCACCTGCTCCAGGCAGGCGGGGCACTCCTTGGTGGTGGGAGCTGCCTCTTCCTTCTTGATGAACCTGCCCAGGAACTTGATCAGCACGAGGAAGACCACCAGGGCGATGATCAGGAAGTTCACCGTGGCGCCCAGCACCGTGCCGATGCGGAACTTGCCGAGCACCCACTCCTCCCACTTGATATTGGCGGGGAGCACCGTGGTCACCAGGGGCATCACGAGGCCATCCACAAAGGCCGTGATGATTTTCCCGAAGGCGCCGCCAATGACCACGGCGATGGCCAGATCAACCACATTGCCCTTCATGATGAAGGCCTTGAACTCGTCCTTCATGGACATGGCGTTCCTCCGGAACCAGGTGGGCGGGAGCCCCGAAAGGCCCCCGCCGTCATGGGACTACTTCTTGGGGGCGGATTCCACGGTGTCCGTGGTGATCTGACGGACTTCGGCCTTGCCGTCCTTCACCTTCACGTCGATCTCGACGCGGCGGTTCTTGGCCTGGCCGTCCTTGGTCTTGTTGTCGGCGATGGGCTTGTCAGGGCCCACGCCCACAGTGGTCACCTTGGAGGCGGGAATGCCGGAGTCGACCAGGACCTTGGCCACGGCATCAGCCCGGCGCTTGGCCAGGGCCTTGTTCACGGCCTTGCTGCCCGTGGAGGAAGTGTGCCCGCTGACTTCCAGAGAGTACTCACCGGGATAGGCCTTCAGGCTGTCGGCCACCTTGCGGATGGCGGCAGTGCCCTCGGGACCCAGGTTCGCCTTGCCGTTGGCGAAGTGCAGCACGGCCTCATCCAGGACGATCTTGGCCGGAGGCGGCGGCACGGGCTTGACCACTTCCCTGGGCGGCTCGGGAGCCGGCGGCGGAGGCGGGGGCGGGGGAGGAGCCACGGGCTCGGGCTTGGGCTCCGGAGCGGGCGGCGGGGGCGGCGGCGGGGGAGCGGGCGCGGCCTTTCTGCCGCCGCCCCAGGTGTAGCCGAGGCCCAGGGTCACCAGGTACTCGATCCGGGACTTGGGGAGTTCCACGCTCACGGCCTTGGCATTCAGATCCATCATGAAGTGCTCGGCCAGCTCGCCCATCACGCCGATGCCGCCGTGGTAGTTGAAGCGGGTGGTGGTCTTGTCGCTGGGCGAATAGTTCTTGTTCACATTCGTTCCGCCCACGCCCGCGGCGAGGTACGGGTACCAGTTGTCGGCGCCCGGCCGGAAGTTGAACAGGCCCGAAAGCAGAAGGTGAGTCTCGTCCCCGGTGGGAGCGCCCGGAATCTTGTCAGCCTTCAGGTCCTGGTGCAGCGCGCGCAGGTCGACGCCCCAGCGATCGGTGTACCAGTGGCCGATACCCAGGCCGTAGTGGATCTGATCCTTCAACTCGAAGGGGACCCCAAAGTTCTTGTCCTTCTCGAACATCGTCTGGCCGACATGGCCCATCACCCAGGCCTTGCCTTCCTGAGCAGACAGGGTGATTGCAGCCCCTGCCAGCAGGAATAGGAGCGTTTTTTTCATAATACCTCCCTCGATTGTGATTCACATCACGCCACAAACTACTCCCGATGCGCACTTTACTTCAACAAAAAAAGAGCCTAATTCCCTTTTTTTGCTGTTTCTAGATCAAAAGGATGAAGCCCTCATCGATATGAATTAATCGACTATCCAAACACCCAACTTGGGCGGAGATCGGCCAAATCTGCCTTGAATCTCAAGCAGGTCCGAGGCATTGGCATCCTGCATGGACCTCAGGTAAGTACGAGCTGCCGGCCTTCAGGCTTTGGGCGCCACCACTGTGATGAGAGCAGCCCCCGTCTCCACGGTGGCACCCTCCTGGACATGCACGACCGTGACGGTTCCCGTCGTGCTCGTCTTCAGCTCATTCTGCATCCTCTTGGTATCGCCTTTGGCGATACGCAAGGCCTCCAATTCAGGCTTCGGGCGCCACGACGGTGATGAGTGCGGCCCCCGTCTCGACGGTGGCGCCCTCCTGGACATGCACGATCGTGACGGTCCCGGTGGTGCTGGTCTTCAGCTCGTTCTGCATCTTCATGGCCTCCATCACAAGGAGGGTCTGGCCTTCCTGGACGAGGTCTCCGGATTTCACGAGGAGCTTCACGATCTTGCCGGGCATGGGAGAGGACAGTACGCCCCCACCTGCGCCGGCGCCTCCGGAACCAGCCAGGAGGGCCCGGCGGGGATCCACCAGCGCGAACTCGTAGGCACCGTCGTAGAGCATGGCCCGGTAGGCGTGGGTGTCCGGGTCCGCCGACTTGGCACGGTCCAGGCGGACCTCCACCGAGCGCCCTTCCATGAGGATCGAGTAGCAGCCAGGCTCCAGCTCGAGGATGTCGATGGGATGCCCCTGCCCCTCCCAGGTCAGCGTGGTCACGCCGTCCTGGTGGAGGAGTTCCACATCAAGGGAGTCCTTGCCGACGAGAAGGGTACGTTTCATCTCTGTCTCCCCTACAACCGGTTGAACCGGCCCCAGTGCTTCCAGGCGTCGGGTTTCCCGTCGGCATGACCCGCCGGCTGGGCGGCCCGGCGCTGCTCGGTTTCCAGTTCGTGCAGCAGGGCGGCGGCCACGGCGAACTTCAGGTCGGGGCCCTGCTCCTTCTTCTTCCAGAACGGCTTGTCGAGCATGCCCGTATGAAGCGCGCCCTCGCGGAAGGGCCCGTGCTCCATCAAGGCTTCATGGAAGGCGATGTTGTGGCGGATGCCCCCGATGCGGTACTCGCCCAGGGCCGCGCGCATGCGCTCGATGGCCTCCAGGCGCGTGGGCCCCCAGGTGCTCAGCTTGCTGATCATGGGGTCGTAGAACATGGGCACCTCGGCGCCCTCGTACACGCCGCCGTCGTCGCGCACGTTGCGCCCGCTGGGCGTGCGGAGGAAGGTGATCTTCCCGGGGCTGGGCATGAAGTTCTTGTCCGGGTCCTCGGCGTAGACGCGGCACTCGATGGCCCAGCCGTTGAGGGGGATCTCCTCTTGGGTCATGGGCAGCTTCTCGCCCCGGGCCACGAGGATCTGCCACTTCACCAGGTCGAGGCCCGTGATCCATTCCGTGACGGGATGCTCCACCTGCAGGCGGGTGTTCAATTCCAGGAAATAGAAGTTGCGGTCGGCGTCCGCAAGGAACTCGACGGTGCCCGCGCCGACGTAGTCCACGGCCTTGGCCACCTTCAGGGCCGCCTCGCCCATGGCCCTGCGCATCTCCGGCGTCACGTGGGGGCTGGGAGCCTCTTCGATCACCTTCTGGTGGCGGCGCTGCACCGAGCATTCCCGCTCGTGCAGGTAGACATGGTTGCCGTGGGTGTCCCCGAAGATCTGGATCTCGATGTGGCGCGGCTGGACGATGGCCTTCTCCACATACACGCTGTCGTCGCCGAAGGAGGAGAGGGCCTCGCCCCGGGCCCGGGCCAGGGAGGACGTGAAGTCCTCGGCCTTGTGCACCAGGCGCATGCCCTTGCCGCCACCGCCCATGGCGGCCTTGAGCATCACCGGGAAGCCGATCTTCTGGGAGGCCGCGAGCAGTTCTTCGTCGGCCATGGTTTCCTGGATGCCCGGCACCACGGGACAGCCCGCTCGAAGGGCCACAACCCGGGCGGCGGTCTTGGAGCCCATGCTCTCGATGGATTCGGGCCGTGGCCCGATGAAAGTGATGCCCGCGGCCGCGAAGGCTCGCGCCGCCTCGGCGTTCTCCGAGAGGAAGCCGTAGCCCGGGTGCACTGCGTCGGCGCCGCTGCGCCGGCAGACGTCAATGATCTTCTCGATCACCAGGTAGCTCTCACGGGCCGCGGCGGGGCCGATGCAGTAGGCCTCGTCCGCCATGCGGACGTGCAGGGCGCCACGGTCGGCCTCGGAGTACACCGCTACCGTGGGAATCCCCATCTCTCGGCAGGTGCGGATCACTCTCACGGCGATTTCCCCGCGGTTCGCAATCAAGATCTTGGTCACGGCCATCGGCTCAACCTCGCTCATTGGAATCGGATCGCAGGCTTGCGCGGGGACCTGACCCCGATCGCTTCGCTCCCGCTCCCTCGCTCCGCTCGATCGCGGAGGGGTCATCGTCCCCTCGATTGGCAATGAGGATCTTGGTCACGGGCATGGGTGGGCCTCGTCTTCGGGCATGATGGATGGTGATGCGATCCCCCAGACTAGCAAACCCGCTGCTCGCCATCACGCTCAGCTTCCTGGCAGTCCACTGCGGGCGGAAGGGCGATCCCGTCCCGCGGCCCCGGGCGGCGGCCCAGGCCATGGAGGCCCACCTGGAGGGGTTGCGGAAGATCCGACTGGTGCTGCCGTCCACGGACATGAACGGGACCCCTCTGGCGGGCGTCGAATCCCTGCGGGTGCTCTACCTGCCCCTGGGCCTCGCCAAACCCACTCCAGAGGAGGTCTTCAGCCGGGGCGAGGTGGTGCTGGAGCGCCGGCGCCCGGATCTGCCAGGGCCCGGCGAGGCTCTCGTCATGGACTTGCAGTCCCTGCAGCGGCCCCCGGGCTGGATCGTCATCGTGGCCGTGCGCCTGGGCGAGGTCCCCGGGCGCCCCAGCGAGGTCCTGCCCTGGCTGGATCCGGCGCTCTGAGGGGCTGAAAAGGCTACAGGCCGGACTCCCGGGCCTCGAGCCGGTGGCCCCACCACTGCACGACGGCCCGGGCCAGGTCATCCTTGGGCAGGGGCCCGATGGGAGCCTGGGGCCCCTGGGCGGTGACGGGCGTCAGGGTGTTCGCCTGGGCTCCGAAGGCCCGCCCCCCCTGGATGTCATTGACCAGGACCGCATCAAGGCCCTTCTTCTGGAGCTTGGCCGCCGCATGGGCCAGGTGGTCCTCGCTTTCAGCCGCGAAGCCCAGGATCCACTGGCCCGGCCGCTTGGTGCCAGAGAGGGTGGCGAGGATATCCGGGGTGCGGACCAGAACCATCGTCTCGGGCCCGTCCCCCTTCTTCACCTTCTCCGCGGCGTAGGCCTCCGGCCGCTGATCGGCCACCGCGGCAGCCCCCACCAGGCCATCGACCGCGCCCCAGCGGGCCTCGCAGGCCGCCAGCATCTCCTGGGCGCTGCGGACGCGGGTCGTCTCCACACCCCAGGGAGCCGGCAGGTCACCTCCCAGCACCAGCTGCACCTGGGCCCCGGCATCCCGGAAGGCCCTGGCCAGCTCGATGCCCATGGCGCCGGTGCTCCGGTTGGTGAGGGTGCGAACGGGGTCCAGGTCCTCCCGGGTGGGCCCGGAGGTGATGAGCACCCGCCGCCCCGTCAGGCTGCGGGACTTGGGTGTGCCATGCAGCAGGATGGCCTCGGCGATGGCGGCGACCTCGGCGAGCTTGCCCGAGCCCTCCTCCCCGCAGGCCAGGACGCCTTCCCCGGGCTCGACCACGGCGTGGCCGAAGGAGCGCAGC
This region includes:
- a CDS encoding DUF1028 domain-containing protein, which gives rise to MRLFALALLALALPAQADDVPRRPVHTYSIVARDAATGDLGVAVQSHWFSVGASVPWAEPGVGVVATQSFTDPSYGALGLALMKAGKPAPEALKALLAADPDREVRQVAMVDAQGRAAAHTGAKCIQAAGHEVGEGFTVEANLMDRATVWPAMARAFRAAKGDLADRLLAALRAAQAEGGDIRGQQSAAILIVKGKATGQPWNDRLFDLRVEDNPDPLKELGRLIQLRRAYRLMDEGDGFVTAGKWAEAKAAYEAAAKLAPGIWEMPFWQAVALASSGKRDEALPIFKQVFAAEPFWKRLVPRLADVDQLPRDPALLKAIEAQ
- the lspA gene encoding signal peptidase II, with product MKRLLWLLLPATALAVDLGSKSWILRTLGENESLPVIKGFFYLTLGFNRGAIFGSLTWLPEAARFVVFGLAGLAALVYFGRLFLARGTSTWDRVALGLILGGAMGNGIDRLLRGAVVDFLDFIFGTWHYWTFNLADSFILVGAVLYGLRMLLAPKAEHRPTES
- the ileS gene encoding isoleucine--tRNA ligase, whose protein sequence is MSEQAPVKKYSVFLPKTDFPMKADLPQREPKRLERWKAEGLYARIEAKRKADNAAGTGKGREVLHDGPPYANGAIHMGHALNKILKDVVVKSRWMEGYESPYVPGWDCHGLPIEHAVEKDLGPKRREVSRAEFLQKCRAYAQKWIDTQRTAFQRLGVLGAWEQPYVTMDPRYEAETVRHLAKLFESGSVTRKLKVVHWSYGARTALAEAEVEYADKTSPAITVAFPVADAAAKHMELPTPLFLPIWTTTPWTLPSNLAVAMHPDLEYAVVRADGRHYIVAVTLREDFAKKLGMPLHTVEIRKGKEFQTLVARHPWIDRDSPVLLGDHVTADTGTGLVHTAPDHGVDDFNLAHHLGLLQLVGPDGKFLPAVNDPELEGKNIFECNPLVVERLRHIGALLHEESLTHSYPHCWRTKTPILFRATEQWFITMDSELAGKGRSLRELGIEGVEGTQWIPAQGQNRIHAMIAGRPDWCISRQRAWGTPITVLRCEACGEPLVADSIFEKAAAAIELGGIEAWSELPVEDLMPAGARCRCGSTVFQKETDILDVWIDSGVSASVVCESHPELNRADYSQFIYLEGSDQHRGWFHSSLLFNLAATGTKPYKQVVTHGFVLDGKGQKMSKSLGNVITPEEILKTLGADILRWWAASSDYSEDIRISKEILDRSADAYRKTRNTLRFLLGALADFDPARDVVAPADLAPLDRWVLDAFGRMAREVRDAYTRFEFLRATQALLSFCQLELSGRYFEIIKDRLYCDALNSPRRRSCRQACWELAQGLCTLLAPVMSFTADEAWEQIPGCSGSVHEQRFPQGNGTAADPRWEKLWVVREAVQAAMEPHRAAKTIGTSLDAAVEITLNPAEWDLLDGLGESLDDLLVVSSLARTADSGAAAPVVAVTTHQGTKCPRCWNRKGGHGTGEDAGLCARCATVVAG
- the mscL gene encoding large conductance mechanosensitive channel protein MscL, with protein sequence MSMKDEFKAFIMKGNVVDLAIAVVIGGAFGKIITAFVDGLVMPLVTTVLPANIKWEEWVLGKFRIGTVLGATVNFLIIALVVFLVLIKFLGRFIKKEEAAPTTKECPACLEQVPLKATRCKYCTSQL
- a CDS encoding OmpA family protein, which produces MKKTLLFLLAGAAITLSAQEGKAWVMGHVGQTMFEKDKNFGVPFELKDQIHYGLGIGHWYTDRWGVDLRALHQDLKADKIPGAPTGDETHLLLSGLFNFRPGADNWYPYLAAGVGGTNVNKNYSPSDKTTTRFNYHGGIGVMGELAEHFMMDLNAKAVSVELPKSRIEYLVTLGLGYTWGGGRKAAPAPPPPPPPPAPEPKPEPVAPPPPPPPPPAPEPPREVVKPVPPPPAKIVLDEAVLHFANGKANLGPEGTAAIRKVADSLKAYPGEYSLEVSGHTSSTGSKAVNKALAKRRADAVAKVLVDSGIPASKVTTVGVGPDKPIADNKTKDGQAKNRRVEIDVKVKDGKAEVRQITTDTVESAPKK
- a CDS encoding biotin/lipoyl-containing protein, with amino-acid sequence MKRTLLVGKDSLDVELLHQDGVTTLTWEGQGHPIDILELEPGCYSILMEGRSVEVRLDRAKSADPDTHAYRAMLYDGAYEFALVDPRRALLAGSGGAGAGGGVLSSPMPGKIVKLLVKSGDLVQEGQTLLVMEAMKMQNELKTSTTGTVTIVHVQEGATVETGAALITVVAPEA
- a CDS encoding acetyl-CoA carboxylase biotin carboxylase subunit; translation: MSEVEPMAVTKILIANRGEIAVRVIRTCREMGIPTVAVYSEADRGALHVRMADEAYCIGPAAARESYLVIEKIIDVCRRSGADAVHPGYGFLSENAEAARAFAAAGITFIGPRPESIESMGSKTAARVVALRAGCPVVPGIQETMADEELLAASQKIGFPVMLKAAMGGGGKGMRLVHKAEDFTSSLARARGEALSSFGDDSVYVEKAIVQPRHIEIQIFGDTHGNHVYLHERECSVQRRHQKVIEEAPSPHVTPEMRRAMGEAALKVAKAVDYVGAGTVEFLADADRNFYFLELNTRLQVEHPVTEWITGLDLVKWQILVARGEKLPMTQEEIPLNGWAIECRVYAEDPDKNFMPSPGKITFLRTPSGRNVRDDGGVYEGAEVPMFYDPMISKLSTWGPTRLEAIERMRAALGEYRIGGIRHNIAFHEALMEHGPFREGALHTGMLDKPFWKKKEQGPDLKFAVAAALLHELETEQRRAAQPAGHADGKPDAWKHWGRFNRL
- the coaBC gene encoding bifunctional phosphopantothenoylcysteine decarboxylase/phosphopantothenate--cysteine ligase CoaBC — translated: MQIILGITGGIAAYKSADLARLLANQGHRVRCILTEAGARFITPLTLSSLTGEPCYGANPDQGEWRANPSIEHIELARWAELVAVVPATANIIGKAANGLASDLLSTVLLATRAPVLWAPAMNTGMWEHPAVQANLARLRSFGHAVVEPGEGVLACGEEGSGKLAEVAAIAEAILLHGTPKSRSLTGRRVLITSGPTREDLDPVRTLTNRSTGAMGIELARAFRDAGAQVQLVLGGDLPAPWGVETTRVRSAQEMLAACEARWGAVDGLVGAAAVADQRPEAYAAEKVKKGDGPETMVLVRTPDILATLSGTKRPGQWILGFAAESEDHLAHAAAKLQKKGLDAVLVNDIQGGRAFGAQANTLTPVTAQGPQAPIGPLPKDDLARAVVQWWGHRLEARESGL